One part of the Asterias amurensis chromosome 11, ASM3211899v1 genome encodes these proteins:
- the LOC139943928 gene encoding uncharacterized protein, translating to MDSNNLPENPLIWSKKNSSKNGWRWFLAGTLLNLTVTSLIVGSMLFYVHEELKYVKDQLLSHEDRLFILENHVITNDATVQQGTPEVNGQTSNKAQLRIRRDHEPQMSTEHHAEGNMTFQSGIHTPQTDPLHGLYSPVLTCRDGKDGKDGRDGRDGKNGEVGRDGRDCHPGQPTSPLQPIGPGKPGETGSPGEPGPPGETGLPGERGQPGKQGPSGEVGQHGERGPRGEPGPKGEEGRSSSGPTYIRWGRTACPNQAGTELVYQGYGAGAHYTHKGGTSDLLCLPTDPDVPASYRDGFQGNSLLYGMEYQVNTFDPFSHENSGVIHDRDVPCAVCRLASRGTHVLFPAKNECPDNWTKEYKGYLMSANYDHHARQQAVCVDEAPEAIPGSQANTDGALIYLMEAYCGALQCPPYVSGREIQCTICSI from the exons ATGGATTCTAACAACTTGCCTGAAAATCCTCTGATCTGGTCAAAGAAGAACTCAAGCAAAAATGGTTGGCGTTGGTTTTTGGCGGGAACACTCCTTAACCTTACTGTAACATCACTGATTGTTGGGTCGATGCTGTTCTATGTACACGAAGAACTGAAGTATGTTAAG gaccagttactttcACATGAAGACCGATTGTTTATCTTGGAAAATCACGTCATCACAAACGACGCCACTGTGCAACAAGGTACTCCCGAAGTGAATGGTCAGACTTCGAATAAAGCCCAACTGCGAATACGGAGAGATCATGAACCACAGATGTCAACTGAGCACCATGCTGAGGGGAATATGACGTTTCAATCGGGTATTCATACTCCCCAAACTG ACCCACTTCATGGTCTTTACTCTCCAGTGTTAACTTGCCGAGACGGAAAAGATGGGAAGGATGGCAGAGACGGTCGTGACGGAAAGAACGGAGAAGTTGGACGGGATGGGAGAGACTGTCACCCGGGACAACCCACTAGTCCATTACAACCCATTGGACCGGGAAAACCCGGTGAGACAGGATCACCCGGTGAGCCAGGACCACCCGGTGAGACAGGACTTCCTGGTGAGCGAGGCCAACCCGGTAAGCAAGGACCAAGTGGTGAGGTGGGACAACATGGTGAAAGAGGACCACGCGGCGAACCAGGTCCAAAAGgagaagag GGGCGTAGTTCTTCAGGACCGACATACATTCGGTGGGGAAGAACCGCTTGTCCAAACCAGGCAGGCACAGAGCTCGTGTATCAAG GTTATGGTGCTGGTGCACATTATACACATAAGGGAGGGACTTCGGATCTcttatgtctcccaactgatcCAGATGTACCTGCTTCATACAGAGATGGATTCCAAGGTAACTCACTCCTTTACGGAATGGAATACCAAGTCAACACATTTGACCCATTTTCTCACGAGAATTCCGGAGTTATTCACGACCGTGACGTGCCGTGTGCGGTGTGTCGTCTCGCCAGTCGAGGCACTCATGTGTTATTTCCCGCCAAGAACGAATGTCCTGACAACTGGACAAAGGAATACAAGGGTTACCTCATGTCAGCTAACTATGACCATCACGCGAGGCAGCAAGCTGTATGTGTGGATGAGGCACCGGAGGCTATCCCAGGCAGTCAGGCCAATACTGACGGGGCGCTCATTTACTTGATGGAAGCTTATTGCGGGGCCCTCCAGTGCCCTCCGTATGTTAGTGGTCGTGAAATACAGTGCACAATCTGTAGcatttga